A window of the Salarias fasciatus chromosome 7, fSalaFa1.1, whole genome shotgun sequence genome harbors these coding sequences:
- the LOC115391939 gene encoding nuclear pore complex protein Nup205-like — protein MATQMAVNSGASLWGPLKELWETVEGAVVRRQPESVHLLDLQLKKHKPHFLSLFKNPPKSAEQREKVRKASTDGIAIQGQQGSRLLPEQLLTEAFILSDLFDIGELSALELLLAGEQQQPYFPGLTRGLVAVLLYWDGKLCMASSLRSLIQSRQGKTFTLDLSAELVALTTRFTDELMNQGLTKRILTLVSEISVTREFERLQKERGLGNEKHRKEVSDLIKECRQALADSLFSWTCQSPLTKDDTLALIGHLETVTAQADGSLDSVNLALVMSLLYCLDVSFIEQGTEDREDLLQALPLLTERQYVSAIHSRLMDGQPWKLPGLQAVCRLAWALSLRVLSQLPQGSALVEFTEADESLADQALLGDVFLFMKEGILGCESFSQEEFYIRRLHSLITDFLALMPMKVKQLRNRADEDARLVHMSLQMGSELPSSLRKDLDHLMILIGEFYSKDPFGLELGVEFWCPTESLQHTSLQGSYLGMALQRPPHKQVVLSKFVRQMGDLLPSTLYISYLRMLKGLANGPQCAHYCFSLLKTNGATHSDNIQGVSGSPVSWEHFFQSLMLYHENLRRDFPNPDAAQYRHPPLRGITQRELEGLTSFLELLTVIITWSENARLALCEHPQWAPVVVMLGLLQCSVPPILKAELLLCLAAFGKSPEIAASLWQSLEYTQILQTVRASGQRQAAGIEVELNEIESSCEEYPLTRGFCHLISTLVESSLPVNLGAGLRVPGFQPYLNFLRDSVFLPFPTRAYRRPAEKWEVADSVLEVFHKLLRDYEPQPSDFIQEMVELQGEQVPAHKPPGHSIMFHLLNDSPMLALCLSLLEEGVRQLDTYAPFPGKKHLESAVLHCLCLLDLALQKEVMFMDLLRESQSSLLVSPLEQLLQGVSPQTRRADHIVNIARYLYHSSSNPEAGFQSAKILRRIANYPNIQTRLVGDFTHDQTVSDKLMAGFVECLDNEEAEEGTEKGDELEQPKKVARIRHETQIHILNLLITSLELKAPNLALYLLGYEVKKSVSSTNLQDPGVLGCPRSCLHAILSLLQRGTEKRSGPALTQKAPHLAELCYQVIYQLCACPDTSGPTMRYLRTSQDFLFSHLQHLPFLLSGNQIAALSQMSWLMKTAAIELRVTSLNRQRSHTQRLVSLLLDDQPHAQHAVDGESGIEEETRSVSGFLHFDTVSKVRRKLLSVLDAIDFSQDMPELLQLDFFERTQIEQVISNCEHVNEQGHTVCNVKLLHRVLVAEVNALQGMAAIGQRPLLMEEVNSILQQVVERNHVRRSLSAKRQALQSWRSLVETLLTACPADLIPADDRQLIIRDLLLDLHDKVLSEDAAGELMPIVAGAVFTLTAHLSQSVLSEQQQGEGLEASSGFASIANSALHLILRKLLDFILCTGGGYQRLRAHLYGSLLYYLQIAQKPEEPDTLQTGKAMWERLTAPEDGFSKLQRENLAIIESYGKALMEVVCRDACDGHEISRMLALAVLDRILSIDRQNQWLLYVCNSGYLRSLVESLRQDDAALQTMLTPQPPLLKPLYIYESKMALLTRVAKTGEGAVELLRCGLVAQLMECQVFDMVPDSDAHRVMRDPSGFIPSPLDRYRQILLPTLRLFQVILTSTSINHQQGAAQVLQWLIVHADTIQSLLRCQELSMGALQELSLLTGIISKTALPGALEMGGEVNSAALMEFQGHINRFQRLCLSLLGRLAGSERERLLKQAEISAPGESAERREEMEVAMQQVCANIMEYCQTLLLQSSTQAQFSICLFSPSGSEPASRDGGRTDLPSALPSMAYSRVPSLGLILYLLKNSAADFFRFHQSHRQSLGKLQSLDQLPPEELKELCQGLVSGPGGVEKISSVQRSLLAKRRLVQLINNRAKLLALCSYVIETCLFVLWRHLEYYLLHCTPSDPKDSLLPGASLYRSRLANDAFGGLQASGSRGLGLSRVSQQDLDVLKSDMAAGFGEALQRKLLEVEGLYSQVRSRYTFIQALVRRIRGLLRQSKG, from the exons ATGGCGACACAGATGGCGGTAAATTCGG GAGCCAGTCTGTGGGGGCCACTGAAAGAGCTATGGGAAACTGTGGAGGGAGCGGTGGTGAGGAGACAGCCGGAGAGTGTCCACCTGCTGGATCTGCaactgaagaaacacaaaccgCACTTTCTGTCACTCTTTAAAAACCCG CCTAAAAGTGcagaacaaagagaaaaagtgCGCAAAGCCAGCACAGACGGCATCGCCATCCAAGGTCAGCAGGGGTCACGGCTCCTTCCAGAGCAGCTTCTGACAGAAGCCTTTATCCTCAGTGATCTGTTTGACATTGGAGAATTGTCAGCCTTGGAGCTCCTACTAGCAG GTGAACAACAGCAGCCATATTTTCCTGGTCTTACTCGAGGTTTAGTTGCTGTTTTACTCTACTGGGATGGGAAGCTTTGTATGGCCAGCTCTCTACGGTCACTCATCCAGTCACGCCAAGGCAAAACCTTCACCCTTGATCTAAG TGCAGAGCTGGTGGCATTGACAACACGTTTTACAGATGAGCTGATGAACCAGGGTCTGACTAAACGCATCCTCACCCTGGTGTCAGAAATAAGTGTGACGCGTGAGTTTGAACGGCTGCAGAAGGAGCGTGGCCTGGGCAATGAAAAGCACAGGAAGGAG GTTTCTGACCTTATCAAAGAATGCCGACAAGCACTAGCAGACAGTCTGTTTTCATGGACCTGCCAATCACCCTTGACGAAAGACGATACCCTGGCTCTCATCGGGCATCTGGAGACGGTGACGGCTCAAGCTGACGGCTCCCTGGACAGCGTGAACCTGGCTCTGGTTATGTCACTGCTCTACTGCTTAGATGTCAGCTTTATAGAGCAAGGGACTGAAGATAGGGAAG ATCTGCTCCAAGCGCTGCCGCTGCTGACTGAGAGGCAGTATGTGTCTGCAATACACAGTCGTCTGATGGACGGTCAACCGTGGAAGCTTCCAGGACTCCAGGCTGTGTGTCGCCTGGCTTGGGCTCTGTCCTTGAGAGTTCTTTCTCAGCTACCACAAGGCTCCG CCCTGGTTGAGTTCACAGAGGCAGATGAGTCTCTGGCCGACCAGGCTCTCCTTGGCGATGTCTTCCTGTTCATGAAGGAGGGCATCCTGGGATGTGAGAGTTTTTCCCAAGAAGAGTTTTACATCCGACGCCTCCATTCGCTCATCACAGACTTTTTGGCACTGATGCCAATGAAG GTGAAGCAGCTTCGTAACCGAGCGGATGAAGACGCCCGACTGGTGCACATGTCCCTACAGATGGGCAGTGAGCTTCCATCATCACTGCGCAAGGACTTGGACCATCTCATGATCCTC attggaGAATTTTACAGTAAAGACCCCTTTGGACTGGAGCTGGGTGTTGAATTCTGGTGTCCCACAGAGTCGCTCCAACACACCTCCCTGCAGGGGTCCTACCTGGGAATGGCCCTACAGCGACCGCCACATAAACAA GTGGTTCTGTCCAAGTTTGTTCGTCAGATGGGCGACCTCCTGCCCTCCACCCTCTACATCTCCTACCTTCGGATGTTAAAAGGCCTCGCTAATGGCCCTCAGTGTGCTCACTACTGCTTCAGTCTCCTGAAAACCAATGGAGCCACACACA GTGACAACATCCAGGGCGTCTCCGGAAGTCCAGTTTCTTGGGAGCATTTTTTCCAGTCCCTCATGCTTTACCACGAGAACCTGCGAAGAGACTTCCCAAACCCGGACGCAGCCCAGTACCGCCACCCGCCTCTCCGGGGCATCACCCAAAGAGAGCTGGAGGGACTAACTTCCTTTTTGGAGTTGCTCACCGTCATCATCACATGG AGTGAAAATGCTCGGCTGGCCTTGTGCGAACACCCGCAGTGGGCCCCGGTTGTGGTGATGCTGGGTCTGCTGCAGTGCAGCGTTCCTCCCATCCTGAAGGCCGAGCTCCTGCTCTGCCTGGCGGCCTTTGGGAAGTCACCAGAGATCGCCGCTTCGCTCTGGCAGTCGCTGGAGTACACACAG ATCCTTCAGACAGTGCGAGCCTCTGGACAAAGACAAGCAGCAGGAATCGAG GTCGAGCTGAATGAGATCGAGTCGAGCTGTGAGGAGTATCCGCTGACGCGAGGCTTCTGTCATCTGATCAGCACGCTGGTCGAGAGCAGCCTGCCAGTCAatctgggggcggggctccgaGTTCCCGGCTTCCAGCCCTACCTCAACTTCCTGCGAGACTCCGTGTTCCTGCCGTTCCCCACCAGAGCCTACCGCCGCCCGGCAGAGAAG TGGGAGGTCGCCGACTCGGTGCTGGAGGTGTTCCACAAGCTGCTGCGGGACTACGAGCCGCAGCCGTCAGACTTCATCCAGGagatggtggagctgcagggggaGCAGGTCCCGGCCCACAAGCCCCCCGGCCACAGCATCATGTTCCACCTGCTCAACGACTCGCCCATGCTGGCGCTCTGCCtcagcctgctggaggagggcgTGCGCCAGCTGGACACCTATGCACCCTTCCCTG GTAAAAAGCACTTGGAGTCAGCAGTGCTGCACTGCCTGTGCCTCCTGGACTTGGCTTTGCAGAAGGAGGTGATGTTTATGGACCTTCTGAGGGAGAGCCAGTCCTCCCTACTGGTTTCTCCgctggagcagctcctccagggcgTCAGTCCTCAAACCCGAAGGGCCGATCACATCGTCAATATCGCCAG ATATCTGTACCACAGCAGCTCAAACCCCGAGGCTGGTTTCCAGAGTGCCAAGATCCTGCGTCGCATTGCCAACTACCCCAACATTCAAACTCGACTGGTGGGAGACTTCACACACGACCAG ACTGTGAGTGACAAGCTTATGGCCGGTTTTGTGGAGTGTCTGGATAACGAGGAGGCAGAAGAAGGAACCGAGAAAGGAGATG AGTTGGAGCAACCGAAGAAGGTGGCAAGGATCCGACACGAGACTCAGATCCACATCCTCAACCTGCTCATCACCTCTTTGGAATTGAAGGCGCCTAATCTGGCACTTTACCTTCTGGGCTACGAAGTTAAGAAGTCCGTGTCCTCAACCAATCTCCAGGACCCAG GCGTGTTGGGGTGTCCACGGAGCTGCCTGCATGCAATCCTGagtctgctgcagagaggaactGAGAAGAGGTCCGGGCCTGCACTGACACAGAAGGCCCCCCACCTGGCTGAGCTCTGTTATCAG GTGATCTACCAGCTGTGCGCCTGCCCAGACACATCTGGACCCACCATGCGCTATTTGAGGACCAGccaggacttcctgttttctcactTGCAACACCTACCCTTCCTTCTGAGCG GTAACCAGATTGCCGCCTTGTCCCAGATGTCTTGGCTCATGAAAACAGCTGCAATCGAGCTGCGAGTGACTTCACTGAACCGccagcgctcacacacacagcggctcgtcagcctcctgctggacgACCAGCCACACGCTCAGCATGCAG TGGACGGGGAGTCAGGCATAGAAGAAGAGACCAGATCAGTCAGCGGATTTCTGCATTTCGACACAGTTTCTAAAG TGCGCAGGAAGTTGCTGAGTGTGCTGGACGCCATTGACTTCAGTCAGGACATGCCTGAGTTGCTGCAGCTGGACTTCTTTGAGCGCACTCAGATAGAACAGGTGATCTCCAACTGCGAGCACGTCAACGAGCAGGGACACACTGTCTGCAACGTCAAG TTGCTTCACAGAGTGTTGGTTGCTGAGGTGAACGCACTTCAAGGAATGGCAGCGATTGGACAGAGACCCTTATTAATGGAG GAGGTGAACTCCATCCTGCAGCAAGTGGTGGAGCGTAACCACGTCCGCCGGAGCCTGAGCGCCAAGCGTCAAGCGTTGCAGTCCTGGAGGAGCCTGGTGGAGACTCTGCTCACCGCCTGCCCCGCCGACCTGATTCCAGCTGACGACAGGCAGCTCATCATCAGagacctcctgctggacctgcaTGACAAG GTGCTGTCCGAGGATGCGGCAGGAGAACTGATGCCCATAGTTGCGGGGGCCGTCTTCACTCTGACGGCCCACCTCAGTCAGTCGGTGCtgtcggagcagcagcagggggaggggctagAAGCCTCCTCCGGATTCGCCTCCATCGCCAACTCTGCCCTGCACCTGATTCTCCGCAAGCTGCTCGACTTCATCCTCTGTACTG gagGTGGATACCAGCGTCTGCGTGCTCACCTGTACGGCTCTCTGCTGTACTACCTTCAGATCGCCCAgaaacctgaagaaccagacaCTCTACAGACAG GGAAAGCGATGTGGGAGCGTCTCACTGCCCCTGAAGACGGTTTCTccaaactgcagagagagaaccTGGCCATCATCGAGAGCTACGGCAAAGCTCTGATGGAGGTTGTGTGTCGGGACGCCTGCGATGGCCATGAGATCAGCCGG ATGCTGGCGCTGGCCGTTCTGGACCGGATCCTGTCGATAGACCGCCAGAACCAGTGGCTGCTGTATGTGTGCAACAGCGGCTACCTGCGCTCGCTGGTGGAGAGCCTGAGACAAGACGACGCCGCCCTGCAGACGATGCTCACGCCTCAGCCGCCGCTCCTCAAGCCGCTCTACATCTACGAGAGCAAAATG GCTCTGTTGACTCGCGTGGCGAAGACGGGCGAGggagctgtggagctgctgcgctGCGGTCTGGTGGCTCAGCTCATGGAGTGTCAGGTGTTTGACATGGTTCCTGACAGCGACGCACACCG GGTGATGAGGGACCCGTCAGGCTTCATCCCCAGTCCTCTGGATCGCTACCGGCAGATCCTGCTGCCGACCTTAAGGCTCTTTCAAGTGATCCTGACGTCTACCTCCATAaaccaccagcagggggcagcacag GTTCTCCAGTGGCTGATTGTCCATGCAGACACCATCCAGTCCCTGCTGCGATGCCAGGAGCTCAGTATGGGAGCTCTGCAGGAACTCTCCCTGCTCACTGGGATCATTAGTAAGACTGCTCTGCCAG GTGCTCTTGAAATGGGTGGAGAAGTGAACAGTGCAGCTCTGATGGAGTTCCAGGGACACATTAACAGATTCCAG CgcctgtgtctgtctctgctcgGCCGCCTGGCAGGAAGTGAGCGTGAGAGGCTGCTGAAGCAGGCGgagatctctgctcccggggaATCTGCAGAGCGGCGAGAAGAGATGGAGGTGGCCATGCAGCAG GTGTGCGCTAACATCATGGAGTACTGCCAgaccctcctcctgcagagctccacccagGCTCAGTTCAGCATCTGCCTCTTCAGCCCGTCTGGCAGCGAGCCAGCGTCCCGGGACGGAGGACGAACAG atCTCCCCTCCGCTCTGCCGTCGATGGCTTACTCCCGAGTCCCGAGCTTGGGTCTGATCCTGTACCTGCTCAAGAACAGCGCCGCTGATTTCTTCCGATTCCACCAAAGTCACCGACAGAGCCTGGGCAAACTGCAGAGCCTGGATCAGCTGCCTCCGGAGGAGCTCAAGGAG CTGTGCCAGGGCCTGGTGTCCGGCCCGGGAGGCGTGGAGAAAATCTCCTCCGTCCAGAGGAGCCTGCTGGCCAAGAGACGGCTGGTCCAGCTCATCAACAACAGAGCCAAGCTGCTGGCGCTCTGCTCCT ACGTCATCGAGACGTGTTTGTTCGTTTTGTGGCGTCATCTGGAGTATTACCTCCTGCACTGTACGCCCTCCGACCCCAAAGACTCTCTGCTGCCCGGAGCCAGTTTATACCGATCTCGACTAGCCAACG atgCTTTCGGCGGGTTGCAAGCAAGCGGGAGCCGAGGACTCGGCCTGTCGAGAGTCAGCCAGCAAGACCTGGACGTG CTGAAGAGCGACATGGCGGCGGGATTCGGCGAggctctgcagaggaagctgctggaggtggagggccTGTACAGCCAGGTCCGCTCTCGCTACACCTTCATCCAGGCTCTGGTGCGCCGGATCCGCGGCCTGCTCCGGCAGTCCAAAGGCTGA
- the LOC115391735 gene encoding acylglycerol kinase, mitochondrial-like, with protein sequence MARVVKVFRTLRNHWKKSTFAVGVLSYGGYWLYGKHCDNVLRREACFEAREYGRQLIGPQERLGKATVILNPAACSGKANNLFEKNAAPILQLAGVEVTIVKTDYEGQAKKLMELMEQTDILIVAGGDGTLQEVITGLLRRPDQEVFSNTPIGFIPLGSRNSLSPSLHLLADNKVKDITSATLSILKGETVPLDVLQIKGEKEQPVFALMGLRWGAFRDVAATISKFWYLGPLKTSAAHWLSTLREWPLIREASVSYLAPTLRPPDLPPQKPPRPNLLHRIIRRLKNYWSPPVEEPPKVEEPEKWEDQQLSTLELFIQTHNKNPVQRRVNDSLMICAEPDDLSVGEFITVGKKKDEDPTLFTKAATKLEAGACRLQLPEGTSGFYNIDNEEYEAMPVEVRLLPRKLRFFISAERREQLLTQTQ encoded by the exons ATGGCTCGGGTTGTGAAAGTGTTCCGTACGTTGCGGAATCACTGGAAGAAGTCCACGTTTGCTGTGGGCGTCCTGTCTTACGGGGGCTACTGGCTGTATGGTAAACACTG TGACAATGTTCTGCGCAGAGAGGCTTGTTTTGAGGCCAGG GAGTATGGACGTCAACTGATAGGACCACAGGAGCGACTCGGGAAAGCAACTGTGATTTTAaaccctgcagcctgcagtgg GAAAGCCAACAATCTGTTTGAGAAAAACGCTGCTCCCATTCTACAGCTGGCAGGTGTAGAAGTTACTATAGTCAAG ACTGACTATGAGGGCCAGGCTAAAAAACTGATGGAACTTATGGAGCAAACAGACATTCTGATCGTGGCCGGTGGAGACGGTACATTACAAGAAGTCATCACAGGTTTACTTCGGCGACCTGATCAA GAGGTCTTCAGTAACACACCCATCGGATTTATTCCACTTGGTTCTCGGAACTCATTGAGTCCAAGCCTTCATCTCCTCGCTGACAACAAGGTCAA AGACATCACATCAGCAACACTGTCCATTCTGAAAGGAGAAACTGTACCTCTGGATGTCCTACAAATAAAA ggagagaaagagcagcCAGTCTTTGCTCTGATGGGGCTGCGTTGGGGCGCTTTTAGAGACGTGGCTGCAACGATCAGCAA ATTCTGGTACCTCGGACCACTGAAGACGAGCGCAGCACATTGGCTCAGTACTCTAAGG GAGTGGCCTCTCATCCGGGAAGCCTCCGTATCCTACTTGGCTCCGACGCTCCGACCCCCTGACCTTCCTCCCCAGAAGCCCCCCAGGCCGAATCTGCTCCACCGCATCATCCGCCGGCTGAAGAACTACTGGAGTCCACCGGTGGAGG AGCCTCCAAAAGTGGAAGAGCCGGAGAAGTGGGAGGATCAGCAGCTGTCGACGTTGGAGCTGTTTATTCAGACGCACAACAAGAACCCCGTGCAGAGG CGTGTGAATGACTCCCTGATGATCTGTGCAGAGCCTGATGACTTAAGCGTGGGTGAATTCATCACAGTCGG tAAGAAAAAAGACGAAGACCCAACTTTATTCACGAAAGCCGCCACAAAACTGGAAGCTGGTGCTTGTCGGCTGCAGTTACCAGAG GGCACCTCTGGCTTCTACAACATCGACAACGAGGAGTACGAGGCCATGCCTGTAGAGGTAAGGCTGTTGCCACGGAAACTCCGCTTCTTCATCAGCGCCGAGCGCCGAGAGCAGCtcctcacacagacacagtaa